From the genome of Primulina huaijiensis isolate GDHJ02 chromosome 11, ASM1229523v2, whole genome shotgun sequence:
TTATATTGCATGGAAGTTTATCATCAAATCTTCTAAATATGGTACAATATATTCTgtccatttaaatttatattttaaaagatatcaTCATTATCTTTTACGTTACAAGATAtcacaaatatattatatatatatgtgatattgtAACAAGTGACCACACACAATCCTACGTTTAGAGTTTGAGAGAACACCGGAGAAGGCTTGGAGGTTTGGAGCGTAGATTTAGTGCAGAGAAAGATCGAAAACACGCTTCAAAGGTAATCTCTAATTTCTGTgtgttgtaattaattaattcgtgttAAATACGTAGAACAATCGATCCTGTGAAAGAAAAGATGATTGAGATcacaagaaattaatttttgtgatcCGATCTTCTCGATCTTGGCTAACatttagttctataatatttatgaggtgtttgttcttctgtattaagagagtgtatgttctctttggaaacacagtaaGTGGTTATGCACCATAAAGTATCatagtgaaattcttttcatcttgcacgtggttttttaccctaataatttttaaaggtttttcacgtaaatctcggtgtccgcTCAACTGAATAGCCATTTGTTCAAACCGGTTTCAGTAAACTTACTTCCGCACAGTTCACAATGATGATTTGCTGAAAACTCTACTGACATGAAGAAAGTTTCAGCATTGTTAACACAATCGAAACAAATCGAAGAAAAGTTTATTCATCctctttaaatttttaatctCTATCTTGACATGATTTGTAGTGGATATATTTCGGGATAGGTGGATTATGACTGTGCAGTCAAAACTCAACCCCAGACTGTTCAGCTACCAGGGGATTCTCCAGTGATTACTAATCAACAATGGAACGAACCACTTATTCGGAATGTTTGTCTGTCCTATATTGCACAAGAGATTCTCAACATTCCTCTTTCATAAATATAGTGAGTAATTCTAGATTCTGGAAGTTTGATTTGAAATGCGGGGCGGTTATCGATTTGGGATTGGAATGAACGACTTTCCTGAAAATCAGTCGAACCACAATGACATACAAAAATGGTGGTAGGCTATATGGTACTCATCTATTCCACCAAAAACCCGTATTTTCTTTTGGCGAGTTTACGAAAATTATCTTGGATTCCAAGATATAATTTATTCCTTAGAATAATATCTTCTTAAATTTAACTTCCTTATAGATAATATCTCTTGAGATATTGAATTATtggttttgcctttctagaaattatatttatgataatgactttttagatattatatttttgataatgattttctagatattatatttatgatataattatctagatatgatatttatgataatgatttCTAAGATATTGTAATATTGATTTAAAAAGAGATGGTTTCTAATAGAATTCTTAATTTCCATATCTGATAGGTTTTCTTGTTGAGATAAAACTCTAGGAGAGAGAAgctctataaataagagaacaAGGACATTGTTGCGGTGCTCTTCGTCGATCAATCATATCATACTTTCGCACGTTGTGTTCTTGAGAGAAAATTATTCTACAAGGACGTTGCTGTTGTGAAGAGTGTAGATATCGTGTGTTGTCTTGCGTGTTAgagacatctgcagacaacattcATGACGAAGTTAGCTGAAGATCGTTTTTTTTGCTCCAAGTTTTTGGCATCACGTTTTGGCTTTCTTGAATACGTTTTGTTCTGGTTACTTGTTTTTAGAAAGCAGTTTATTTTCTCAAAGtattgagaaaattgattttagtcataatcactagtgattggtttttgtgtaaacgttttggttttctagtgattaatttttgccataaggcaccgaTACTTGTGCAAATTTAATCTTGATCATTtagttatttaaaattaatttgtgttacaaactttaatattctgctgcatgttgtctcaaatgttgtaacatttgacacaacacttaactctaataaaacacaaatttataatttagaCTACTAATTATATATTTACACACATCTGTCGAGCAATATCCCTTACATACCATAACATCATCCCCACTGCGATGAACCTTGCAAAGCATCACGTACCCATCTTGAGTTGGTGCCCATTGTTTCATAACTCTGAGGACTCAACCTGTCATGCACTATTCTATTTATTGTCCGGTGGTGCTGTGTTTCTGAAAAAACGGTGATAACGGTTCCCTAAAACAGTTGTcgtttctaaaaaaaaaacacgctaatcaaCAACAGTTAGCTAAAATCGTTactgtttgtccaaaaaacatgCTAATCCAAAACAGTTTTCTAAAATCGTtgtcgtttgtccaaaaaacacgctaatccacaatggtttttgttaaaaccattgttaaaggtaaaaacacaacggttttccaataaaaccgttgttttttAGTGTTGTTGAAGGCATATTTTCTTGTAATGATGAGATGTGTGTCAGTGTATGTGGCTAGTGGATCATACGCACAGAGGAGAGCCAGAAGAATTCTGTTGCCAAGCGTGGTGAGGGAGAGATGCAGGATAGTACATAAACAAGAGCATTGTGATCTTAGAGGCCCGACGACCAGTGTGACCGGACTTAATTATAGAGGAATATCATGAAGTTCGGAAGAAAGGCTCGAACTCTAGAACTTTAGCTGCAGCGCCTTCGCAAGCGTATCGGCAAGCTCCTACAGCTGGCCACCTAAGAGTAGATGTGGATGCAAGCTTCCCAGAAATGGGTGATTGCTAAGGGGCAGGGGGGAGTTACGTTATTCGTAACCATGAGGGCCAAATGGTGGCGGCTTTCGGCCGGGTCCGGGTCATACCAAAGCCTCGAAACGTAATGCTAGGGGAGTTACTAGCGATTCAAGAAGGCCTCATGATTGTCCGGACAAAGGCTTCCATCAAGTGATCTTATCTTCATATTCACTCTCAACGGTGCAAACAGTCACATGGTCAAGGGACGATCTTAGTTATGCTGGTTTGTGAGCTTCAAATATTCAATCTTTCgtgtcaaatttaaaaataatctcagCCTTTAACAAAATTTGTTTGTTCTTCCCTTATTCTATTTTATTGGGTGTCTACGAATTTTTCATCTTTGCTGATCAATTTGTAATGAACGATATTATtttcattcaacaaaaattatgatttttcctcgttaaaaaaaaaaagaaaaatgtaaaatgtgtaagataaaatttttaaataagatAAAGTTTTTAAATATAACTCATTAAACtacttattatatttttttattttaattttatttctctttGCTCTAAATCAATTGATTATTTGTTCTAATGTTTTTTTATACTCCCACTCCCCCAGCGTTCTTACCTTTTGTagtaagtaaatttttttttattaatcatataaCTTTTAAAAGATATAGTTATTGAAAGAttcgttattttaaatttaatatgaaatccTACTTATCAAATTTATCGTACACACATTTTcgggaaaaaaattcaaaattaaaaagggataattataattttctgAATAACTAAAGttcttgataatttattttaggaAGCaagaaaactaaataaatttaccaaaaaaagCCAATTAATTAGAAGGATAATATTGTCCAATTATACTACAAAAAATAAATGTGGAGTGTAAATATAATTCCCCATAAATTTATTAAGCAAGCTTTCATGATGATTTTCGTTAAATGAAAGTGATATTTTGTCAATCCGAAAGTAGTCAGTTTGCATGCATTTAGCAAGTATTGCTGATATGGTGTCAGGGCCAAAGCGTCAGATGAACATAGCCATCATCACTTAATAAGTAGAAAAGGAATCACCatctatgactgatttttgagaaaaatcaaaCTGTGGTGTAATAATTCCACAAAGTTTCgacaattttattaaaatgtgACGATTCCAATGTTTCTAACATAAAAACAGACATTCAAGCTTGACCAGAGCATTATTTCTACTCGATTTTCTGCCTCCGATTGGCTACATAGACTTAACCTTGTGAGCTCCAGCATATTTACTATGCAACAATGAAGTATCAGCTCAAATCTGCCACCGGATGCAATATTAGCATTTTCGAAATTTACTCGCAACTATATGTTACTTTCATAAATTGCGGAGGCTAAGCAACTTTCCATCAGAACAGGACAAACATTTCGAACAAGATATCAAGCCAATTATAATCAATTGCAACATAttcatgaatgatgagaaagcCTAACAAGAAGTGTAGATATAACTCGGATTACCTATTGAGTAGCATCTTCGGTAAATCTAGCATCGAATGGAGCAGCCGCATTGTGATGTGATGAACCACCTCCAGTTCCCGATCCTTGTTGCAGTTCAATCACTAACCACCGAACAGCTTTACTCATTTGTTCCAACCGTACAGCACTTATGGGTGGAAGACCACTTTGAACGGTCTGTCCTGGTTTACTAGCAACAAATCCAGTGGCCTCATCAACAAGGCACTCGGACCCTATTCTTTGCTTCACGGATTCTACAAATTCTTCTGCTTGATCACAATAAACTCTGAACATTTCCCACCGCTGCTTAAAGTTCTCGAGCGCAGCATCCGTGGCTGGAGTTTTTTGGCCACCAGAACTTTCTTTTGCCTCCAAAGCAGCCGCAGCTGCAGCAATAAACTCCTGATATGCACTACTCAGAGAATCTACAATGCTGTCCATGTAAATTATGCAAAGCCCAAGTCCTGGAAAGTGAAACTGTATAAGCAACTCCATGTCCACTTCATGTACAACACCAACAAAGGGAAATAGTGTTCCAAACAAAACACAAAATAGTCCAAATTGCAGAACATATTCCTATATGGAACCTGTTTAAGGTAAACCAAGCATCATATTTCCAAAATATAGACCATAGGTACCTGATTTTTAACAAGAAAAAGTCCAAGTTGCTAAGCAGTCAACATATGATATATCCGAAGACTTGAGAAAAACCATGTTCTTAAATCAAAATTGTGCTGAAATTAAGAAATTACTAATCGCTGAATTTCACTAGTGTCCAAGTAAATTACAACCCAGAATGCCAAAATCAGCATTTTTCAGTAAATTTAACAGATGAAAAACAATGAACACGGCTTTTGAACAGTTAACACCAGATGGCATATAGCATGAAACCTTCAAACAACAAACTATAGCAGAATCCAACTACTTAGAATAAACCAGTAGCAAATTAGGGCATCGAATTGGGGAAAATGGGCATCAACAAAAATATTCGAGCTAAACAACGACTATAGAAAATCGTCTTTGAAGTATTTTACCTGCTCCTGGGAACGAAGAAGATTGAATAGAGACAGCTGGATGATCCAGTAGAGAAATGCTGGAGCTCAAGTTTTTGGCAGGACGAGACAGACAAGGGGGAGGATAACTTTTttgtcatgcataatatacTAGACATGATACAACcggaaaaattataatttcatatTCACAAAACCGACTTGTCACGGATCAATTATGTGACACaaatttttaatcttatatatttattaaaaaaatttattttttcactatatatataaatcgtattcattaatatcaaatatataaatacgTGAGGCTGTTTTAcgtaatcattttttttaatatagtcAAAATTTTATCAATTTCTTCGAAAATATTAGTATCACATCGTGGGTGAATGACTAAATtgtaaataataatgataacaatGATGGTGGACTAGGAttgaatttgataaaataaattatcaaaatcacaaagttaaaaattgcaatttttctCGTATGTCTATgattcaaaaatataataatatttattatatatatatttatttataaaaaaaaacattgatgTGAAGTCAAAAACAATAtagaaaaaaatgttaaaatagtGTCAAGCGATgtgtgggtttttttttaaaataatacaaataaaaaaattaattatagaaattttgtgtttttcttagttgaatgattgtaataataatTGACTTAGATTAAAATATTTCGGATTAACAAATATCAATGtatgggttttttttataaataatttaaaattataaatttatttcaaaaataattttaaaataaaaaatttcacttATACTTtaatccgtgcttacgaagcacggacgcTGCTCCACGTTCCAgcgtccgtgcttcgtaagcacggacacTCCACGTGTCCCATCTTTTTCCCTCACACCCTTTATCCTTCCGATCCACAAAGCACGGACGCTCCAACGTGGAGCAtggtccgtgcttacgaagcatgGACGTTGGAACGTCcatgcttcgtaagcacggacacTCCACATGTCCCCTCTTTTCCCCTCACACCCCTTATCCTTCCTATCCATGTCTCTTCTCTTTTCATTCTCTCCTACTTCCTCCTTCTTTTACCCTGCTATTTTCATTTCCTTCCATTTTCATTTCTCCATTTCTCTGCGCAATTTCTTCTTTCGTTACAAACTCTTCCTTCGTCACCGAACAACTTTTGAGATCGTTGCTTACCGTAGAACGAAGTTTAGAAGATAGACAATTTATTTCAGAATGACAGATAATTGAGGTCCAGAAGATCCCAGTGTCCTCTATTTACAAGCGACATATATGTCATCAACAGTTTCTTCATTAACCGTTGATGATATTGTCAAAGTGAAGAGGTCAGACAATTTGATATGGAAGTTATACACTGATAATTATATACACAATCGTGTACTTGCATATTTAAATCTTATGGATTTCTATGGAGTTTTAGAATGTGGCTCTCAACTTTTtgataatcatttgattacTGCTCTTGTTGAACGTTGGCGACGCAAAACACACATGTTTCATTTTACATGTGGTGAAGCAACAGTCACGTTATAAGATGTTTCAATAATTTGGGGTCTAATAATTGATGGTGAAACAGTCACTGGAATAGATGTGTCACATAAAGTTGAGGAATTACAACACATCTGTTtggatttgttgggatttgTGCCATCATCAAAACATTTGAAAGGTTCTCATATGCCTATCAGAAATAAGACACACACCATTTTCATCACGAACAATATGTCTTCCTAGGTTCTCTAAGAACCATTTCCAAGAATCTGATGTTTCTTCATCCACAATAGAAAATGCTAGCGGTAGAACCTGATTGTTCGCATGCAGAGTAACAGCGATCAAAATTTTGTGCTTGTATTTGCAATACAAGTGTGTACCATCGACACTAATTATTTTTCGACAATGCCGAAACCCATCAACACACGGCCTGAATGCCCAGAAAACATAGTTCAGTGTCTTACTCATTTCAGTGTTGGCTCTAGGATGCTTCCACTCCACAGCTGTTCACAGATTATATTTGGACAAAGCATACATATATTTTGGAAGTAATTGAACGGAGCTCTCCCATGTACCATAAGCAATTTACATAGCACGTTTCAAACTTCGTTATGCCTTCGTATACGAGATTTGATATCCATATTTATCTTTCACATTTTCGAAGATATACTTAATCTCGTACGAAGGATCACAACGAACAACTCTCAATAACGTATGTGTCACCATATCACTGTTCAATTTCTTACGGTCTATACCAACATaggtagatatacatgtatgaGGCCcgccatattttgttattttccgATAATCAGTTTTGGCCTTCAAAGAAGCGCGAAGTTCCCATCGACAAATGACCGTAGAAGAATTATTTCTGCAACGTAATTTCCACAAACTGCGTGTCTATCCACGACACGGTACTCACGTCTGACCACTCTAACTGAATAATCCTTCACAGATGCAATAATATCATTCTtatctttaaataacatattaacaCATAATTCACCTATATCCAGATTGTAATATTTTGTTTGCATTCCAGAAGGTACATAAACAGAATCAGGAGGCTCTTCCCCAAAAAATGTATTGAAAAATGATGGTATTTCAGAAGTGTTTGGAATAAATGGTACGGTCTGCCTCTGTAATGTGTCACGAGGTGGTTGCCGAGAAGATGTGCCCTCATCAGGATTTGTAAAAGTATTcacttcatcatcatcattcacttcttcttcttcagactCGCTATATGACATATCGGGTTCAGAATCACTCCTacaaatatcattattattgaTCCCAAGATCCACTTACATCATTGAAATTTATATCACAAAGTCCTTCAGTAACCTGTGGAACATAATATTCTAGATCCTGGAAACCACCATATGTAGAAGTACGGGGTTGGTTATCGAAACCTGAATCGGATGCATGAGGAACATAGTATTCAGGATCATCAAatccaacatgatgctcaattgAATTTGCTTTCACGTATAAATGCAACATATGCATATTGCCACATTGCATTATAAACTGTAAAACATCATCATCAACGAGATTGACTTGAATTTCATGCCAAGATGATCTCTCcataaatgaatattttgttgacaaCTTCAGAGAAAAATTCGTTGGATCGATTCctaacattttatgcacaacttcaaccaactccaacaaattaataaatcgTAATACTCGTATCAGTCTAACAAATGGAATGCTATGTTCAACTGATCCATTATCAATAACTACATGACCACTAAAATATAAGAGTACATCGATGTTAGACATTTTGCCGATggaatttgaaagaaaatttatGTAGATTCAAAGAGGAAATTGATAACTCATTCTTCAAGTtcacaaaaattatatagaCGAAAAATGATAAAGAATATTTATATTACAATTATTGAACTTCACGTGAACATTCAGAAATTCAGAATTCACGTGAAAGATTCTGGAAATGAACGGATAGAAAAGAAgtgataaaagaaaaaagacagaCTTAAGTATGGAAAAAGAATATAATATACAGAGTCTGTGCTTTGTAAGCACGGACCGTCGTACGTGGAGCCTCCACATTGGAGCGTCCGTGCGTGGAGCTTGTCcctgcttcgtaagcacggattgcagtaaatttgaaaaaaaaaaaaattaattttaaaataaatttataattttaaattatttataaaaaaaatccatcaatgTATGGCTCAGTCACCCGTGATTTTCATTCCTACATTATTagtaaatgaattatttgttatgTTGTGGTACACCAAATTATAAAATGTACTTGTTTAAATAAGATTAATTTTAAtatctataatattttttaatatattgttaTCTAATACacgcttttaaaaatttgattgaCTAAATTAAATTTGGCACATGATaattataataacaatattatatttcttttaatattatttttgttattcttTAGTTAATTTTTAGTATGATACAGTATGATATActacaataatattttaaactaataTTCATAATTAGTTAATATTTGTTAAAAGTAGTATGTTTTAAAGTGGAATAATTATTAgtttcataattatttaaaaatgttattgAACCAATTAATATTtgcttaatataataataataacaaaattggAAGTAAGATCTTTTATTATTAACATGTGGGAAACGTGACTGTTTCATTTCCAGGTGGTGATGCCCACTGTGGAAGCAGATGTGGCATTTGGGCTTGGAAAATTTAAACTATTTGCAAGTATGTAAaaagatattattttatgaCATTTATGGTCCATTTTAAATTGGATATATTGTGCATATGTTTAAGTGATTATTTGACTTCTTTAGAGACTGGTTCAAACACTTAGTGGTGGTCAGAAACAAAGGGTTGCCATTGCTGGTGCACTGGCAGAAGCATGTAATATGTAAACTAGTTCTTTCTACAATAACCCTATAATAATGTAATCTTTGTTTATTGCTTGgctattataaaatttatctcCAATATTTAGGAGACGGCACTGCAGAGAGTGTTGATGAGTCATTTCATAGTTGTTGTTTAGATCAATATCTTTTGATTGCATCATGGGCGGAGCTACATGAAGATATACTCGGGCTTTAGTCCGGGTggcctaattttttttaaaaaaaaatttatatgtaaattttgtataattttggaagaATATGATATTAActcgggtagatcaatttaaaatattaaaagattctagtatttaaaattatagtCCGGACAGAaccatatttctggctccgccaCAGGAATGCATAATGGGATGGTGGTCTCTCAATTGGAGCTGATCCAGGAAATGTGTGAGGGGCGACTTGGTTGGGGTACAATTTCTTACTTTTGGAGAGTGAAACttgtatttttagaaaatttacccaaactttatttatttgttaattttttaactTCCTCCACCCTCCTTCTGAAGTGTCTGTCACTTGTTAAAACTAAAGCAATTCCTTTATCTAACCAAGACTGACATCACTTGGCTTTTCTTCTTAGTCCTTTGCTTGGAAGTCTGTATTCGACTTGATTTGAACATGCTACTAAAGAGATTTGAAATAATGACTTGTATTCTCATTGAATAATGGTGAAGAATATATGCACGTACAAGAGATTGAGTTGTGGACCAAATCTCattcaaatcaatcaaatattctAAATATGGCTAATTACCTAATCTATGAGATATGATAATAGTATAGACATATACAAATCATAAATAGAAGATACACGAGATAATTAAACAtaagtaataaaataattcctCTAATACGCCCCCTCAAGATGGAGCTCGGGCAGAGAGTCCAATCTTGTCCTTTAAAAGTTGAAAGTGAGTGCGGGGAAGAGGCTTGGTCAGGACATCGACTAGTTGATCTTCTGAGGACACATGAGTGACACGTAAAACTCCACTTTGTACTTGGTCTCAGATAAAATGATAATCTATTGCAACATGCTTCATTCGAGAGTGGAAGACAGGATTGGAACAAAGATGGGTTGCACCAACGTTGTCACAGTAGATAACTGGAGCAACAGGAAGACAGATGCCAAGCTCAGTTAGAAGAGAACAAATCCAACGTAGCTCAGCAGCTGTAGAGACAACTGAACGATATTCGGCTTCAGTGGAGGAACGGGCAACTGTACGTTGTTTCTTGGAGGACCAAGATATGGGATTGCGACCAAGATAAACAATGTAAGCACTGGTGGAGGTGTAGTCATCCTTATTACCGGTCCAGTCAGCATCGGAGAAGGCATGGAGAGAGAGATGTGTCACGATGCAAGGCAATACCAAGATCAGTTGTACCAGAAAGATAGCGAAGTAAGCGTTTGACAGCTGTCCAATGATCGGTAATTGGTCAGTGCATGAACTTAGACAACTTATTGACAGCATACGCAATATCAAGGCGAGTGAGGCATAAGCATTGGAGACTTCCAACAATTGTTCTATATTCAGAAGGATCTGATAAAGCGGTGCCGGAAAGAGCTGTAGGTGTTGGCTCAGTGGCAATGGGTGTGGAGATGGATTTGGCTCCTATCATATTTGCACGAGTGAGAAGGTCGATGATGTATTTTCGCTGAGAGAGAAGTAAACCAGCGGAAGTAGAGACAACTTCAACACCAAGAAAGTAAGTTAAAGCACCAAGATCTTTGATGGAGAATCTTTTGCCGAGAAGATCAATAAACCGTTGAACTATAGTAGCATTGCATCCTGTAATAATtatgtcatcaacatacacAAGTAGATAGATTAGAATGCCGTTGGTGTTGAAGACAAATAGTGATGTGTCCGCATGAGAGTTTGTAAACCCAGAGGCTAGAAGAAAGTGTCGTAGCTCATTGTACCAGGCCCGAggtgcttgtttgagaccatagaTAGCCTTGCGTAACTTTCATATATGTGTGGGATTGTCACGATCAATAAAGCCTGGTGGTTGTGCCATGAAAACATCTTCAGAGAGATTACCCTGAAGAAAGGTGTCAACGTGAGGCTCATTTACTCTAAtgacaattaatgatcaaacaataatagTTTGATATAAATCCGCAGCggaaaaaggtttaaaatactttaaaacggacctcagggcctagaaaaatttcggcatgacctcctcgcaagtaggacatcccgaaaactcaagcaacattttatatcaaaatatactccaactagagtcattaAAACAAAACCGAAGTtaaacaacctatagccgcactggccaggactaaacagaaattaaaacttaccaaatactcaccagatcataagaaTCACATAGTCAACTCAGAAAATCACAAAACAACCAAATACCactacagatacacggggcatctccccggcaaataaagtacaatacaaaactgaaacaaactcaagacatacatatagactaactgggagactccactgaacagaaccaagcaatccaacctcaatcccgagctccactggcggaacctcggcctgatgctgcaaaacgactcgggagatctaccatggtgcccaatagcaaccacagcagccctcccagtaaacaactgaggttaggattcttgtatgaaacagttcaacaataacaacaataatcataaatcatgcataatcatataatgaaatgtaatatgcaatgcatgaaagctCAACGAATAACcgggataacaggagccaacaaacggtacgataacaactggaataatgctcgaaCAACAACACAGgagagctacatcgtcatgcagctaaaccgccctgccaagtatgcgaggtatgccaagctgtgctgaataacacccctgactcggcctccatacagtTGATACGCtataacaggatggcacaacagaacgatctagatgacacaatcccagcgctcacctcaaaaggctgcactaaccacgggattgttcaatcacatcta
Proteins encoded in this window:
- the LOC140987337 gene encoding mediator of RNA polymerase II transcription subunit 32; protein product: MDSIVDSLSSAYQEFIAAAAAALEAKESSGGQKTPATDAALENFKQRWEMFRVYCDQAEEFVESVKQRIGSECLVDEATGFVASKPGQTVQSGLPPISAVRLEQMSKAVRWLVIELQQGSGTGGGSSHHNAAAPFDARFTEDATQ